In one Ischnura elegans chromosome 13, ioIscEleg1.1, whole genome shotgun sequence genomic region, the following are encoded:
- the LOC124170038 gene encoding uncharacterized protein LOC124170038: MGNVVHIAVSDVHYGIYPLTISDVEEYVRSLSHVLENLLSQTQNDIAFIFTGRLRSVSFWRRCDNIYLFDSHAVDYDYRTCGDGKASLFKCHTHASLASMLLSSNNYSPDQNQYTITRLIFTRPADDSSSAACSQRTIGATEITGIHSRSSITHDPKLLHMKPVVLLFRLDNPLTAPPVTGKRMGRPKKVKRGRPKVLDTTRDEQLAAAKKKYATKKPHVNLGAVRRYSQDHPEVHRDAVRRYVTEHPEIHREAVRKYATEHPEVNREAVRKYATTHPRVTTSAISRLQEIDPEASRQTSVRYRLRNPDLQTMRHIPAALGKKIVGNGPLAYWNGAALDDVTPFKLKRVSLWEEGVHRCSHCGARLFDEEKERRKWCCGEGSFNVQRLPSLDAPFYSNREFLGRSRAYNDLFAFCALEVSGGYRHPSGLSFFKIEGRMYHHVHALEARGQRFTTRGGNTQFVNRCRLYIDDGEERRNIALGRTLRTDVIEEIDCYITTVNPFIEEFRRLSAEPSIDAHLTFEVTSRSTHGPRLGDRQTGIEVHAAMSTEDAAYDPRKLTIWKRSDRRPSSIDLLSPLMEPFQYPLLYPHGNLGWHVGMKDNQGRKLTQFNYARCLLLSECRFSHLGRLSQAWQVEMFARYEEERLRFIRYSQMRSSSATATRIAPLDELIDVGRQEQGQVRRDIEGDETVQGEGGVRPGKVYLPSTFTGGPRYMKVHYENAMALVSRLGAPTYFLTFTYSAHWEENRKACPHGSKRSDPSTACRIFSIKLGELIRDLRSGAFFGRPAYFVYVIEMQMRGLPHAHIVFKVHGGEPVQAAEIDEVIRADIPSEDEAGGRLRKLVLQHMIHGPCGTDYRTDFPCWDDAKGCCGKFYPKPSCETTHVDERGFVQYRRNYSNRGIITTRRREITVHDGWVVPYNAALMLKYEAHINLELASTRRVVKYLFKYLMKGGSLQNVTVTPIGLQENEVEQYATKRMIGASDACWRLLEFPISKLEPTVECLPVHLEGKQQVIYRPRESNLTEIASSASSKLMIYFDRPRDPIFDDLTYQSFYETCIVHSRPPRTDVFFEHPDGVHYVTARKRGEKVCRLLWISPNRGEQYYLRILLMTTPCRGYADLLSRGVGHCRTFQEVARTLGLIEDEEEFSDAMKEASAFMLANALRSFFVLLCNVGAPAAILWEKFKDALSEDHLDRHPENPEVAYRLTLLAIDRSLRRQGSCLTDHGLPHVDDDTTELSREQVRYGTEQLRSFVEDWEPRLSEDQKRVFSHVKTLIQDERRGDRILFLDGPGGYGKTALISVILAYARGHGFVALAVASSGIAASNMEGGTTAHSMFRLPLDLGDGTGYWNVSNGSQRAQLVREAKIIIFDEAPMAHHFLFQIIDRSLRDLMDNDLPFGGKIFVCSGDFRQIPPVVEKARIPADVARVSLRSSPMWSIFKVFSLTTPQRTSNCKDYSDFLLQVGNGTIDSIPFGEGRLQETLIPLRGLRAVTSLRQLIDEVFPPCVLSQPELCAKRAILSTLNVNVKEINELVLDSYEGCLHELRSADSVYKEDDEGLDVDIQLLNKASGKGIPDHVLRLKVGSVCLIIRNLNIADGLVNGTKVIVTAITRRLVTVRIPGKTHLIGIPRISFIFPFTEGSPLKILRRQFPLALAYSMTGHKSQGQTIEYVGVDLRTDCFTHGLLYVLLSRVRRPEDVIVLVPPKKLIDGIPYAKNVVFPELLL; encoded by the coding sequence ATGGGAAACGTAGTCCACATCGCCGTATCAGACGTGCACTACGGCATATATCCGCTCACTATCTCAGATGTCGAGGAATACGTCAGGTCACTATCACATGTCCTTGAGAACCTCCTATCACAAACCCAAAATGacattgctttcattttcacCGGTCGTCTCCGTTCAGTTAGCTTTTGGCGCCGATGTGACAACATTTACTTATTCGACTCTCATGCTGTGGACTACGACTACCGAACCTGTGGCGACGGTAAGGCCAGCTTGTTTAAATGCCACACGCACGCATCTCTGGCCTCTATGCTTCTTTCATCTAACAATTACAGCCCTGATCAAAACCAATACACCATTACACGGCTCATTTTCACACGCCCAGCGGACGATTCCTCTTCTGCAGCATGTAGCCAAAGGACGATCGGCGCGACGGAAATTACAGGTATTCATTCACGGAGCAGCATCACTCACGATCCCAAACTGCTTCACATGAAACCTGTTGTCTTACTATTTAGGTTAGATAATCCCCTCACTGCTCCTCCCGTGACCGGAAAAAGAATGGGTCGTCCCAAGAAGGTCAAACGCGGAAGACCGAAGGTACTGGATACCACGAGAGACGAGCAGTTAGCGGccgcaaaaaaaaaatatgcaacaaagaAACCACACGTAAACCTGGGCGCAGTTCGTCGCTACAGCCAAGACCATCCAGAAGTGCATAGGGATGCCGTGAGGAGGTACGTCACCGAGCACCCGGAGATTCACAGGGAAGCTGTGCGAAAGTATGCCACCGAGCACCCGGAGGTTAACAGGGAAGCCGTAAGGAAGTACGCCACTACGCATCCGAGGGTTACAACGAGTGCTATCAGTCGATTGCAGGAGATCGATCCAGAGGCATCGCGGCAGACGTCGGTGAGGTATAGGTTGCGTAATCCGGATTTACAGACCATGAGGCACATTCCCGCTGCTCTCGGAAAGAAGATAGTTGGCAATGGCCCATTGGCCTATTGGAATGGAGCGGCACTGGACGACGTCACGCCTTTCAAGCTAAAGAGGGTATCCCTTTGGGAAGAAGGCGTGCATCGATGTTCTCACTGTGGCGCTAGGCTTTTCGACGAGGAGAAAGAACGTAGAAAATGGTGCTGCGGAGAAGGATCGTTCAATGTGCAGCGGCTGCCTTCCTTAGATGCACCGTTTTATTCGAACAGAGAATTCTTAGGTAGATCTCGAGCGTACAACGACCTGTTCGCCTTCTGCGCGCTAGAGGTCAGTGGTGGGTACAGGCACCCAAGTGGGCTGTCATTCTTTAAGATAGAAGGTAGGATGTACCACCATGTGCACGCTCTGGAAGCTCGAGGACAAAGGTTCACCACGAGAGGAGGTAATACTCAGTTCGTGAACCGCTGCCGCCTTTACATTGACGACGGCGAAGAACGAAGAAACATAGCGCTGGGAAGAACGCTCAGGACGGACGTCATTGAAGAAATTGACTGTTACATCACAACTGTGAATCCGTTCATCGAGGAATTCCGTCGCCTGAGTGCGGAGCCATCAATCGACGCGCACCTCACTTTCGAAGTGACGAGCAGATCCACTCATGGTCCGAGACTTGGAGATAGACAAACTGGTATCGAGGTGCACGCCGCCATGAGCACGGAGGACGCAGCATACGATCCTAGGAAATTGACAATTTGGAAGAGGAGTGACCGAAGACCGTCCTCAATAGACCTCTTGAGTCCTCTCATGGAGCCGTTCCAATATCCGTTGCTCTACCCCCACGGTAATTTGGGTTGGCACGTGGGAATGAAGGATAACCAAGGAAGAAAGCTCACGCAGTTCAACTACGCAAGATGCCTACTACTGTCAGAATGCCGATTTTCCCACTTGGGGCGTTTGTCGCAGGCATGGCAAGTGGAAATGTTTGCCCGGTACGAAGAAGAGCGGCTACGTTTCATCCGCTATTCCCAGATGCGATCCTCCTCCGCAACCGCCACGCGGATCGCACCTCTGGACGAACTGATAGACGTAGGAAGACAGGAACAAGGACAGGTTCGACGAGATATCGAGGGTGACGAAACAGTTCAAGGAGAAGGTGGCGTGCGTCCGGGGAAAGTTTACCTTCCGAGCACGTTCACCGGAGGACCCCGGTACATGAAGGTCCACTACGAGAATGCCATGGCTCTAGTATCGCGGTTGGGAGCACCGACGTACTTTCTCACGTTTACTTATAGCGCTCACTGGGAGGAAAATAGAAAGGCGTGCCCCCATGGAAGCAAGCGCAGTGATCCTTCCACAGCCTGCAGGATATTTAGCATAAAGCTCGGGGAATTGATAAGAGACTTGCGTAGTGGAGCATTTTTTGGGCGCCCCGCCTACTTCGTCTACGTCATCGAAATGCAAATGCGGGGATTGCCTCACGCGCACATAGTTTTCAAGGTACACGGAGGGGAACCGGTACAAGCGGCAGAAATCGACGAGGTTATTCGCGCAGACATTCCATCCGAAGACGAGGCCGGTGGACGACTTAGGAAGTTAGTTTTGCAACACATGATCCACGGCCCGTGCGGTACCGACTACCGCACCGACTTTCCATGTTGGGATGACGCGAAAGGTTGTTGCGGTAAATTCTATCCCAAACCGTCTTGCGAAACAACCCACGTGGACGAAAGAGGTTTCGTTCAGTATAGGCGCAATTACTCGAATCGGGGGATTATCACCACGCGACGCAGGGAAATTACAGTGCACGACGGATGGGTGGTCCCGTACAACGCCGCGTTGATGTTGAAGTACGAGGCGCACATAAACTTAGAACTTGCATCCACTCGCCGCGtagttaaatatttgtttaaatacctAATGAAGGGTGGCTCACTGCAAAACGTCACCGTGACCCCGATAGGATTGCAAGAGAACGAGGTCGAGCAGTATGCCACAAAGCGCATGATAGGCGCCAGCGACGCCTGCTGGCGTTTGCTTGAGTTCCCCATTTCTAAATTGGAGCCCACCGTGGAATGCCTTCCCGTCCACTTGGAAGGGAAACAACAAGTCATATACAGGCCTCGCGAGAGTAATTTGACAGAAATCGCGTCTTCCGCCTCTTCCAAATTAATGATTTACTTCGACCGTCCGCGAGACCCCATTTTTGACGACTTGACGTACCAGAGTTTTTACGAGACGTGCATAGTCCACTCCCGTCCTCCGCGTACTGACGTCTTTTTCGAGCACCCGGACGGCGTGCATTACGTTACCGCTCGCAAGCGCGGGGAAAAAGTCTGTAGGTTGCTTTGGATTTCACCTAACCGAGGCGAACAGTATTACTTAAGGATCCTTCTCATGACCACTCCTTGCCGTGGTTACGCCGACCTTTTGTCCCGCGGGGTAGGTCATTGCCGCACGTTTCAGGAAGTCGCGCGTACTTTAGGCTTGATCGAGGACGAGGAGGAATTCAGCGATGCCATGAAAGAGGCCTCGGCGTTCATGCTTGCAAATGCATTGCGGTCATTCTTCGTTCTTCTCTGCAATGTAGGCGCACCAGCGGCCATCCTTTGGGAGAAATTTAAGGATGCCCTGAGTGAGGATCATTTAGACCGGCATCCCGAAAACCCCGAGGTAGCGTACCGATTAACTCTTTTAGCTATCGATAGGAGCCTCAGGCGTCAGGGTTCTTGTCTCACCGATCACGGGCTTCCGCACGTCGACGACGACACTACCGAATTGAGTAGAGAGCAGGTTCGTTACGGTACGGAACAGTTGAGATCTTTCGTGGAGGATTGGGAGCCAAGGCTTTCCGAGGACCAGAAACGTGTTTTCTCCCACGTCAAAACCCTCATCCAGGATGAAAGAAGAGGGGATAGAATATTGTTCCTCGACGGGCCGGGCGGCTATGGAAAAACCGCACTCATCAGCGTCATTCTAGCGTACGCGCGCGGACACGGATTTGTTGCTTTGGCAGTTGCCAGCTCGGGGATCGCGGCGTCCAACATGGAAGGAGGGACTACGGCCCACAGCATGTTCCGCCTCCCCCTCGATTTAGGGGACGGAACTGGATATTGGAACGTGAGCAACGGTTCGCAGCGGGCTCAACTCGTGAGAGAAGCAAAAATCATTATCTTCGACGAGGCACCGATGGCTCACCACTTTCTGTTTCAAATTATAGATAGGTCACTTAGGGATCTTATGGATAATGATTTGCCGTTCGGAGGAAAGATATTCGTCTGTTCCGGTGACTTTAGGCAAATCCCACCCGTCGTGGAAAAAGCGCGCATCCCCGCAGATGTAGCGCGTGTTTCCCTGCGGTCGTCACCGATGTGGAGTATCTTCAAGGTATTTTCCTTGACAACGCCACAACGAACGAGTAACTGCAAGGATTACTCCGACTTCCTCCTCCAGGTTGGCAACGGCACCATCGACTCCATCCCCTTCGGCGAGGGACGGCTACAAGAGACGCTGATACCACTTCGAGGACTAAGGGCTGTGACATCTCTGCGGCAACTCATCGACGAGGTCTTTCCACCCTGCGTTCTGAGCCAACCCGAGCTCTGCGCAAAGAGAGCGATTCTTTCCACGTTGAATGTAAACGTCAAGGAAATAAATGAGTTAGTTCTCGACTCTTACGAAGGATGCCTGCATGAGTTGCGGAGCGCCGACAGCGTCTACAAAGAAGACGACGAGGGACTCGATGTGGACATCCAACTGTTGAATAAGGCATCCGGAAAAGGCATTCCGGACCACGTTTTGCGCCTCAAGGTCGGATCGGTATGCCTAATCATCAGGAATTTGAATATTGCAGACGGACTGGTGAATGGGACCAAAGTCATCGTGACCGCTATTACACGCCGCCTCGTCACGGTCCGAATTCCCGGGAAGACACACCTCATCGGCATACCCCGGATCAGTTTCATATTCCCATTCACCGAAGGTTCTCCGCTTAAAATACTCCGCCGCCAGTTCCCCTTGGCCTTAGCATACTCCATGACAGGACATAAGAGCCAGGGCCAGACGATAGAGTACGTCGGAGTGGACCTCAGAACCGACTGTTTCACTCACGGTCTACTCTACGTGTTATTGAGCCGCGTGAGAAGGCCGGAAGACGTGATCGTACTCGTTCCGCCGAAGAAACTCATCGATGGGATACCTTACGCCAAAAACGTCGTTTTCCCAGAGCTTTTACTATGA